The DNA window actgtttagcattggtggcttgtcgctgtgggtcatgcttcccatcttcttcggttgtttgagtgctaagaacctcgctctgataccacttgttaggatcggggacgcccttggaggaccgggggtgtttTCGGTTTCTgaaagggtggccgcttacacaacacacaacacactttggtgatagtccgatTAAAGACTACAACCGTTCTCAGCGCCACAGACTCCtgaaccaggttcaagggcgggaatgtctgtttcagtctgaagcaacgtatgcgacttggatgatgtttatgaggagtcggttttaagGATATGAGTGAACCGATTTTGATTGAGGAGTAAAATTACATTTTGGTTTGTAGTTAGGTTAAGTGAGCAGAAAGTAAATTGGACCTaagtaaagaacacgagacagaattttttatggatgttcgaagcaaatcctcctacgtcaccccttcctctcaggttatgagaaggatctccactaactttcaaacttacaacgattacactgtcggtcgagcctGACTCGCTACttgccggttacaccaactcactcttgatgtaatacaataacacaacacaaataaagctttcggtaaatgacacaacggttttggatcgcgcgtgagatttctttatctctctaagatgtTCGTTGTTTGTcgttaatgaggtcgcttcgtcttccttttatagtgaagagcattccaacggtcattttcttctctcaccgtgggattggttaattcagGGTCACACCGGTatagagaggttgcttgcacgtttcaccttcctaacacttggcaagcatgcagatactcctcaggtaaagatgacgtaactggtttgcagattcgaacacgtgtcaggcatgcacctttcggctgtctgagtcggatcagcaaatcatcattgtttttatcacatgcttctgatcggatcttatcttcttttatttcttcaagacacgtctatttcgtcacactacgtcatctttgtaactCTTAGTTTCCGGTTTACTCTGTCATATAATGATCCGGCTGGAGTGTATGCTTTTCTTTGCTAACCGGTCTACTGAGAATTTTGaggccggttcctcttgatcttgacttaattattttgaactgGATTACTTTGAGATGTTCTTCAACGGTTtatgattaatgcataagattttgacttagcagatgacttcctgctagccactgatcctttaacttttgaagaatgttttcttttaaaactccttgacctagagtcaggttttagattgtcaatcttgttagctgcttctagttttttcttaagccagctaacagtaggcggaacatagactatttaatttttgaaagccacttcttcatgaatgggatcagattcaatatcagtcacacctcctttaacaaaacttattgcttaagtttgtcatataattttgactttttgcatgacaggttagggtcattgctatcaaatcccaatccggatctagatccaacaggtttcaacatgctgatctgatatttgacagcatctcgagaccttgtccatgcaccgACAAaatagtttaaccttttattttcagatgaaagtgtttgaatctgttctttgagcatctcattctcagatgagaactcttcaatcttcttttcaaaattatttgactCTTCACCTTTAGACAGATTTGGATTATttacatctgatgaagatttagtttcatttagggattctgctagctttctgtactcgatgaccatgtcatctagtgcagctattaattgttcccttgaaaacctttcggaagagaagtcaaatacctcagtctcctgagttctttcttcatcttctcttgccatgaagcatgccaCCTcctcttcatcactttcactggatgaaaaaTAGGAGCCACgactgcttcctctgttcttcccgtcaccagccataagagccttcagctcttttccatcatccttggcatcttcacgctttggcttccgacattccgatgcataatgacctttaataccatagttaaaacaagtaacattagctttagattttctattatcattagaatttgaagagtttgagttagagttgctcttcttcatgaagttgccaaacttcttcacaaagagagacatggcatcgctgctcagctactgagctgccatcttcacgtccagAGCGGTTGGTGgatcttcagcagtcaccagcgccttggcaatgataacggacgtgggttgatcttcttccatcctacagttcagctcgaactcataggccttgaggtcagcaaagagatcaaagagagagatcttgttaagatctttggattctctcatcaccatagtctttatgtctcattctcttggaagagcacgcatgaccttaatagcaagctcccggttgctataggtcttgtctaggatagacagagaggagatgatcttgctgaatctggtgtcgaaatcgttcactgtttcaccaggacgcatcttgaagctgtcaaactgttgagtggcaaccatgatcttgttttccttggtttgctcgttgccctcacacagttgagtgagtctgtcccagacctctttgacagtatcgcattcgataatgtagttgaacatactgtcatcgagagatctgtacagaacatcgagagccatgttgttgaggttgttctgtctcttttcatcagcggtccagtcagccttctccttatcaatcttgttaagaccttctgtgacaacgctccacatgtcatcatgaagagaagagagataagCACGatctcttttcttccaaacaatgtagttttctcgagagaaagttggaatggctgtagcactggaatctttggatatggtcgacatatttcaggaaaggcttgagaatagaaacagggctctgataccaattgataggatcgtctttatcgatagagacgggggtctggctaaggatgaaggcttatgaaaaacggtttgaaagaaatcctgttagggatttaattcgctttctattctacgcaaacacttgaaacaaattcaaggcggaattgtttacatgggtttgaagcacaagatgaaatatgaaaagatgacagaaatgaaagaacacagcagtttgtttatggatgtttggagaaactctcctacgtcaccccttcttccaaccactggaaggattcaccataatatgattcgaatcaaatacagtttacacacacttagctcactattgaatagaacattttctgttcaattacaagattaagaatatcactcagctaaaggtatTTTGATtatagctctctcttgattcacacacagtacaatcagaaagaagcttaacaatatgaatattcaaaggcttgaattctctcaagatTGGCAAGTTCGTAAGGTTAGCAGTTGTGCTTGTTAAGGCAGATTTTCCGTTGTCCTttggatttgttaaatactgagcagaaGCTAACAGTCGAAttttcaagaatgatacgtgacactcttccattggaaagcctccattgtacacagcaggctctgagcacaaggatcgtggtcgtacatcactagtagtgcgctgaatattccatcagagatgtacctgcaaaacaagtaatgtgaggaaaattctcttacgtggcattccttggttggttgcatatagctgttgtactaatcttcactagaaagtggaacgggagtagggtacaactatagcatgtgggtaggtgaaatgctagattcaaacGTACTACTTTAATTAAGCATTtgacgtattttagttagacggattgaaaatcagtctaatgaaatcacacatctcctttaaataaaaacgtctattagaccgcctggtctaatagaattagacttatgtctaattacaataaccattagacggtacgtctaactccactgagttagactacacgtctaattctagttCTACCTcatacttgtctgaaggagttagacgcacgtctaactttcactaattagaccacacgtctaattattcaataaccattagaaggtacgtctaactccactaagttagactacaagtctaattccggttctacctcagacttgtcggaaggagttagacgcacgtctaacattcactaattagaccacacatctaattattcaataaccattagacgatacgtctaactccactgatttagactacacgtctaattacggttctacctcagacttgtctgaaagagttagacgcacgtctaactttcatatatTAAACTACaagtctaattattcaataaccattagacagtacatctaactccactaagttagactacacgtctaattccggttataCCTCAGACTtctctgaaggagttagacgcacgtctaactttcactaattagaccacacatctaattattcaataaccattagacggtacgtctaactccactatgttagactacacgtctaattctgtttctacctcagacttgtctgaaggagttagacgcacgtctaactttcactaattagaccacacgtctaattattcgaTAATCATttgacggtacgtctaactccactgagttagactacacgtctaatttcggttctacctcagacttgtctgaagaagttagacgcacgtctaactttcatatattagactacacgtctaattattagtctattagactatacgtctaattccgaatatattagacttacgtctaattccgtgtattcattagacttacgtcaaATTCTTTACAATCATTAGACTATAcatctaactccggtgagttagactgtacgtctaattccaaacaTATTatacttacgtctaattccgtgtatctattagaccatccgtctaattacacgtctattagactacacgtctaactccgatgagttaaactgtacgtctaattccatgcaatcattagactatacgtctaactccgatgagttagattgtacgtctaattatatgcattgaatgccaaaatcggtctaatgacctcattagagccaagtcttatgaaatattatttcaatacacccccatcaaaactcataagtcatttcatcatcaaaatcgcagtggttaatttatttcaacacttagtaaaaataatttgacccaacacaatcgacactagtagaaaaaacatttttaacgaGGGCATAAACCTTCGGAGAAAGCCAAAATTCCCTTGGTGATTATTTTTGCCAAGGGAAATAAATGCTCTCAGAAGGTGTCGGTGATAAGACTGTcggtaaaaaaaattcaacgaGAGCAGTTACCGCCCTTggagataattataattttattaccgAGAGCAAATCCAATGCTCACGGttataatattaagtaattCATCTTAATTCTTCAGCTCCGacctcatcttcttctctcaccaTCTCGGGATCCaagtaataaagaaaatttcagTGGTAGATTGTTCGCACTAGAAAACCCAGTTGGTCCATCAATGTGTTTTTCAGTAGGTTTGAGAAGCTCGATTTCAGTTTTAGTCGTATCCCATTCAATCTTATATTCTTTAGCAATCTCCTTCATGATCTTTAATTTCATCTCCCCATATGGGGTTCTAACAAAAAGCTTTTTAATTAGCTtccataaacaaaaattaaccaAATTATGATCTAGAAAGGGGAGAAGGAAAAAAAGTTTGATCGAGTTCAATATACCGTGCGATTGACGCCGAAGTTTGGTCGGAGATTAGTTGCAGCAAAGACGAAATCTTTTCCATATTTCTTCTCAAAGATTTGTGAATTATGTGCAATTCAGGAATGTCTGAGCATCGAGGTCCGACGAAAATGAGACTTGCAATTCCTTCTTTTAGATCCAATAGACATTCCCTGAAACCACACAAACATgataaagaaaggaaaaaaaaaagaatttattcAGATTGATTTACAATTACCTGCATTTTGCAATTATAGAAAGTCTTGCAACAATAAGTTCACATAATAGCTTAAGAAACTCATTTGCAGTTATTTTACCTTATTACATGTTCAACATATTAAGATTCACCATTTCCAATAATAagaacaaattcaaataataccCACTTGTTCAAAATAAAGATAATGAGTGTGTAACAGTGTAAATACGTACACCAAGGTAGTGGCATCCTCACTGGATTGGAGAAGCAAAGCGATATCACGCCTCATCGGATTCACAACAACGTTTCTCTTATTTCTAAGTAGTTTTATCCTTGCCACCGTCATTTTTCCAGTGGTCTTACTGTTTTTTtcatattgataaaaatataaagtaaaggaagggtttttaattttgaaataagatGAGTATTATGAAGAAGAAATACCATGTATACCACGAAAACGCGGATCTCATTGGCTATTTTGTTCGAATATTTGTTCGAACATCATGTCGAGTTCATCGGATTTCACCGATTCTGGAAGGTATTTTGGCAAGAAGTTGGCTATAAGTCGCCGGAGAAATCAAAAGTCTCTCAGATCTGTAATATTCTAAGAAAATACTTGAAAGAGAATGGCTCCCTTGGCTATCAATAAGACTTGAATTgatttgataataatataatatgtggATCTGCACTCAGATCttaaatgaagatgaagaagagagaaagaagaaagagggaAAAAAGAGCTAGGCTGTAGAGAGCGTGATTAGGaaaaatataatcttataaCCGAGAGCATTCTTTCGCCCTCGGTAACAATAAGACTATCACCGAGAGCAACACTTTTTTCTTAGTAAAGTAAATATTGCCGAGAGCTTTCTTTCACTTTCGAAGATTTTTCTCGGTAATTATCCATTTTTACTAGTGCAACAACATGAtttttttgatgttttaaatCAACAGATCTCGTTTTTTATTCTTCATGAACATATAGATCTCGAAAGTTGGTTAAGAAAAGaagtttaatgaataatatgatGATCAATGTCATTATTATGCACATACGTGTTCCTAAGGGAAAATATGCGCACACTTTCCAACTCatcgtttttatttaaaattaaagtattatatGTGGGGGTTAGTCATATATAACGAATCGTTACAAACATTCACTCATCGTTATCACCTTTCAAATTCACATAGTATTTTGCAATATATACAAAAGGATTTACATTTAATACcatagaaagaaaataattgatgGAAAAATAACACCAAGTCTTCTTTGAGCTACTTCTTTCCTCGTCATTTGGTCTTTCGACTTATTCGTTTTCTTTAGCACGTCTTTTGATAAAACTTAACAATAAATGTCACATTTTTTTGTCGAGATTGTCATCGTCTTCATATCGTTCCACTTGAAAGAATGTGAGACATATGATCATGCCATTTATGGCTAAGCCATTTCATCAAAGGGTGCTATCTCATTTTACTTTGAACATGTTATGGTTCAGCTCATAATGCTCGTGATTGATGATCTAAATAACTAAGAGTTGTTTCGTGGAACTAGAGGTCAGCATCGGACTGGCCCGGCCTGGCCCAGCCTGTCATGCCAAATAGTGATATGTGTCGTGCCGTGTCGTGCCGCGTCGTGCCGTGTCGTGCCGCGTCGTGCCTCATGTTAATCGTGTCGTGCTCGTGCCCTGcctaaaagtaaaatatttcgGCCCAGCCCAGCCTGTTGACCCATGTCGTGTCGAGTCGTGCCATACCGTGTCGTACCGTGCTGTGCTTCCCGTGCCGAGCCGTTCTGTGTCGTGCCGTGCCAACGGGCAGGACCGGACCGTATAACAACATTGTTAaccttctaaaaaaataattttaaaaaatatggggTCGCACCCTTTCGAGTTACCTATGTATCTTACAAATTTGCATACCTCAAATTTGTAAAAATCAGACCCTCACGTAGTTCTAACTTACCTTAGATTAAATCTGAAATGTTCTATAATCAGTTGTCTCATTTGGTATCAGATGTGCCTTCAGTTTCTCGCATTCAACCTTGATATTGTTTATTAATCTTCGAGTCTATAGAAATGTGACCAATTTTTTGTTACcgtttttttgtctttttctaTAAATGTTACTGTTTTTTGTTATCGTTTGTTGTCTTTATATTTACTAATGTGCCGGGCTGTGGGTCGGGCCGTGCCGAGCTGTGGGTCGGCCGTTCCATGGGCTATTAGTGGGCCGGAGTGGGCCGAGCCTATGGGgctaaaaaaactcaattttcaacttatatatttgtttttattcatctccattttcaatattttggtgtattatcaatttctatagaattatcaatttatatgcTTCACTTGTCCATTCGTGTGATCTGTCTTTGGAGGATACACAGCAAAGGACTTCGATGGTAGGCTCGACCTCGTATACTATTTTAGGAAAAAGTTTTCTATTAATAGGTTATGTTAGAGAACCATGTGACTTACCTTCCTCTATAATCCAAGCCTTTTAAAATTGGCCCTATTAGAAATATGTATTTGAACGTATTAATCCAACTGATTTCGAAAATCGTCACATTAGTTTACTTCTCAAAGAAATTAtgaaaactataaaaatattataatattcatttttaaggGTTCGATGCTTAATTCCATGTGAGAAATGAAAATTAGCTAGAGACATAGGTATGTGGGGAATCTGGAGACTTAAGCCCACCCtaccaaattatatattatatatatataatatatatatatataatatatatatatatatattatatatataaatatatattatatatatatatatatatatatatatatattataccttACATATAGGGAGTTAGATAAATGAGTTAGATGATGCTTAGTCAATCTATGTCCGTCAAactcaaattttgttttataatataatatatattatatatatacctagACTTTAAGACGGTCAAATAACTTTTAGACGAGAGAGAAAATTAAGATCTAGCCgagttaaactaattttttttagaacggttaaactaaaattttattattatatatatacctcatttaatttttaatggtGACAACTATATTTTAAAGGAGAAAGAAACTAagacttattattatattattaaaggaGAGAgctaaatgaattaaaattaaaaaaaaaagagttaaatGAGTTGTTGATTcatatcttaattaataattaagaagtattaattaattaattatttagttttgttaatgtttttttattataaatttataattatttggatgTGACTTGAGAGAGGTTGTGAGAATGTGTTTAATGGGCTCAAGTCtatctcaattttttaaaattatttttcataaaataaggTCAAACTACCCTCTAATTTCCTATTTTTTCAATCCAATTTAATATTACTATCTTGATCTACTTCGGTTTAGGGGTGTAAACGGTTCGGTTCGTTCGGTTTTTTTATCGAAAAATTCATCCCAAACATTGGTGtcggtttttcaaaatcttcatcTGTCGGTTGGCGGTTAAAGATCGATTCGGTTTGTCGATTTATCAATTTGAtcgttgaaaaaataacaaatatatataataaactaatatactaccaaatgaaaaaattagtttagttttataaataatatatatatatatatatatatatatatatatatatatatatatatatatataataaactaaagaataaaaaaactagttgagttttataataaaattttaataaataaaatgataaaataactatttaacttaaaaaaaatatattttagaatactaattaaatgagtttaagaagaaaaaagacatgaaatatacaaaataataaatatgtgtgTGGCAAGGTTCGATcttgaacaaaaaaaattattatgttcaAGATTTACCACTAAGCTAAAAGGACATATGTTTATAACTATATCAAAAACACCTATATATACGATCGATCGGTTAAACCGTtgcttttttattatataaaccaCCAACCGAACATGCCATGTTCGGTACAAGAATATGAACCGGACAGAACTCAGTTCGgttgatttataattatttcggtTCGAATTTTTCGGTTTTGCTTATACCCCTACTTCTGTTACAACTTGATCTATCGTGCGATCAGATCAAGTgcaaaatatttacttaatttttatcttttattttttaattacaatttttttgttaattcatATTAAGTTTACCCCAACTCCAAATTCTAGATATGTCCCTACCCTCAACGTTATATTACTCATGCCTGTTCATAAGGGGTAGTCTCTACTCGAAAATAGTTAGCCATTTTCAATGTTTGAAAGGATTGTTACACATGCGTTTTGAGTTCATAACTCTCTTgctcttttaattattataaattgcgTCTAAATGAGGGGCTAACCCTATTCATTGCTTAGAGATGACTATATGTGTCTATTATGTTTAGACAATGTTGAGATTAAAGAGCCACGAACACGTCTCTAGCATTGAGAGAACATAAATGTGAAGTTAAAATTCACATGTTTCTTGATTGGAGTTCAGACTATGACTCCTTGTAGAAAATGAGTAATCGAGCATAAGAAAATTCACATATAAAATTTTGGAGTATGGTAGCCCCATTTATAACACTACAAAAGTCAAACATTTTCTCTAAAGTGTTATAATATTCTGAAAATTTGTATACATGTCaggaataatattaaaagtatgttatgctcgagtttggaattttcgAAGTTGTAGAACTCTAATATGACATTACGGAAAAAATGTTTCTCCAAATGTGCcccaaaaattctaaattttttatggaggtcaaaaataattttattgacttgctgtaaatattttgtaaattttaagaATGTAGAACTCAAGATATTATCTCTAAAAGATAGATCATTTTCCAAACAAGTActaaaattgatgaaaataattattcttgtagaaaataatatttttgatcatcctatatttttaggttttttctaaaataatttagagcTTCCAATGTGTAGACACTAATTTATaccccaatttataattttaaataaacctgagcgattgtaattattttgtaaaatccTTTATGGGCTCACATtacaaatgattaaaataaataattaatttagaaaacatgGTCGTATcaaccaaattttaaaataactaaattacggaatatttaaataaaacataaaataatataaataattagacaaattaaataaaccaaaccaaataaatagatgaaaacaaatattttttttattacaatattagtttattttttttataaaaatatgaaggAATCAAACCTGACTTAAATTAAATGCTAATTATGACGTGGTGCACGTTATTATGGAGGAATCAATTTCAGTTctaccactttatttttttttttaaataccacATTTTTATTGTAGTTTTTTCCAAACTAACCTATTTCTCTCTAAAATTccttaattaacattttaattataaattttctacactaattcattaattattttatattataaattaaaatatataaaattaaaattaataatacatatattaaataaaatatattacataaatattaaaataatatatatatatatatatatttacttaatattataaatataatatatataattaaaaataattattataaattaaataattcaaataaatattataatctaaaataaaatacattatatacacctttaatattatatattaaaataaaatatattatattatataaatattaaaataacatatattacatatatattaaaataacacatatattttatttttacttaattttataaatataatacatataattaaaactaaacctattaaattaaataattaaaataaaatattttaaattaaatttcttgAATGTTGAAAAtgaattcttaaataaattcaaaagatTGATTGGGACCACTATTTTTAAAACGGTTAGAAGCCACGTAAAGGGAATCACCAAGAAATTTAGAAGCAACGGTTTTGTGCCTCGTCATCAATCAGAAGTGTCTAATTTGTCCCGCGAAGTTCAAAGGCAACAAGAAGGTAATTTGGAGATTGAAGGTGGACACGTTAAATGGGGGAGGATTCCTTTAACTAGGAAGAGGAGAAGGGAGATTTCTTTTGGGAGAGAGAGGGAGGAACAGAAGATAATCCGTTGCCAATGTTGCTTTGAAGCTTGGAGAGATTTCCGAAGGCTATGATCTAGGGATGTGTAAGGCTAAAGAGGATTTCTAAACGCTTGCTATGATTGTTTTGAAGCTTCAAAACCTAAGGGCAAGTCTTCACTTTTACTTTAATCCAATGTTCTAATGAAACTACACTTACTGAAAGTTGAGTTCATAATGCTTAGATTTTGTGTGTTTCATTGTTTGTATGATATGGATATGCCCTAAATGTTGTTTTCAATCCATTGGCTAATTTGAGTCCATTATATTTCTACTAAATTTGAAAAGCCAAATTTAATGTAATCTAATGATGATGAAAATCATGTTCATGGCATTTGTTTGAGATATTGTTATTCATAATCGAGGGATAAATATGTTAGAAGATATTAGTATGTTTAAGAACATTTAGTTGAGCTTTAAAACGATGTATAAGGTTTTGAGGTTTCAACGTATTCATCATATTTTTGTAACAATCAAGATGCACTGTTGATGAAATGGTAGATGGGTGATGTTAACATGCTTCTTTAATCATTTTGATTATCCTCAAATGTTAATTTCTAAGTTTGGTTGGAGGAATTTATTAAAGCTGCAATGGGTCTTGATGTTGTTGTTGCATTGTTGATGCTTATGAACTGATCATGGTATGTTTGTTCTTCTAATCCTATTAGATATTCTTTGAGGATTGGTTAAGACTTAAGAGGTATGAGTTAGGATCATTTCATTATGGTTTGTTCGCTGCTGTGTGGATAAGAACATGTAGGTCATTGTGTAAACAAAACaccaaagaaaaataaaataaacgaaAAGACAATCATCTAGAGTATCAAACTCAAGCTCTGCTGCTGGACATCAGCTGCCTTAAACCGTCAATCTCTCGTGCATGAGGTTggttgattttatattttcgaATTACTTGCATTTGGAGACCCTttaatatatactaaaaattataaaaattataaaatggataaataaatattttccagcaataatataaaagaataatagcttaaggccttgtttgaaatatatcattttttcttaACTTTGATCTATCTCATTTTTTCCAGGTttgtgtatttataaaataatattttctgtTGAAAGCATAAACG is part of the Impatiens glandulifera chromosome 1, dImpGla2.1, whole genome shotgun sequence genome and encodes:
- the LOC124934002 gene encoding uncharacterized protein LOC124934002, with protein sequence MTVARIKLLRNKRNVVVNPMRRDIALLLQSSEDATTLVYVFTLLHTHYLYFEQVGKITANEFLKLLCELIVARLSIIAKCRECLLDLKEGIASLIFVGPRCSDIPELHIIHKSLRRNMEKISSLLQLISDQTSASIARTPYGEMKLKIMKEIAKEYKIEWDTTKTEIELLKPTEKHIDGPTGFSSANNLPLKFSLLLGSRDGRFQRHRRTRYRRKQGRAAIAKGLGIRNILVWSVHRAPNGGCGVSGDDDSNEKDGLRHREPQNN